The following proteins are co-located in the Paraburkholderia phytofirmans PsJN genome:
- a CDS encoding class I SAM-dependent methyltransferase, translating into MYSKTQIDPVVSFLNSQGEQVRGTIINLQRKSLVMEVYNPYSIVQVSEVLSDLSVKMGVEHAYSGKAVVISMVNTGLTAIVSVTLIAEWRELSGGTLEARAVGEEARRFSQDWAERFKIRRDYQIAVNQIRAFLSDMSRWVEQADLADSMPKEGKSLREDFFLELASPLMERTKVYFDEFEGEARLVDEELAPAHRAFAQAALHPLLLRSPFVFRTFTKPLGYAGDYQMVNQMLDDPRQGPSTYFQIVNAAFLQTAVARAHRNRVELLVDYLTRLANEARAARRPFRVLNVGCGPAQEIQRFMHEYDEPEWLTFELLDFSQETLDWTRDRLGAIAQKTSRRMTISYTHDSVHHLLKRRMDADAPDVREFDAVYCAGLFDYLSDKVCARLNQHFASRTRPGGRLLVTNVHADNPERFSMEHVLEWYLIYRNEAQMAEIMPENCGEPRLYTDATGVNVFAEVVIGQQQVA; encoded by the coding sequence GTGTATTCCAAAACGCAAATCGATCCGGTAGTGAGCTTCCTCAACTCGCAGGGCGAGCAGGTGCGGGGCACGATCATCAATCTTCAGCGAAAGTCCCTGGTGATGGAGGTCTATAACCCGTACTCGATTGTCCAGGTCAGCGAGGTGTTGAGCGACCTGTCGGTCAAGATGGGTGTTGAGCACGCCTATTCGGGCAAGGCGGTCGTGATCAGCATGGTCAACACCGGCCTGACAGCCATTGTCTCGGTGACGTTGATCGCCGAGTGGCGAGAACTGAGCGGCGGCACGCTGGAAGCGCGCGCGGTCGGGGAGGAAGCGCGCCGCTTCTCGCAGGACTGGGCCGAGCGTTTCAAGATCCGCCGTGACTACCAGATCGCGGTCAACCAGATCCGGGCGTTTCTCTCGGACATGTCGCGTTGGGTCGAACAGGCGGACCTGGCCGACAGCATGCCGAAGGAAGGCAAAAGCCTGCGCGAGGACTTCTTCCTCGAACTGGCATCGCCGCTGATGGAAAGGACCAAGGTCTACTTCGACGAATTCGAAGGCGAGGCACGTCTGGTCGACGAAGAACTCGCGCCGGCGCACCGTGCCTTTGCTCAGGCCGCGCTGCATCCGCTGCTGCTGCGTTCACCCTTTGTGTTCCGCACGTTCACCAAGCCGCTGGGTTATGCCGGCGACTACCAGATGGTCAACCAGATGCTCGACGATCCCCGCCAGGGCCCGAGCACGTATTTCCAGATCGTCAACGCGGCCTTCCTGCAAACGGCCGTGGCACGCGCGCACCGCAATCGCGTCGAACTGCTGGTGGACTACCTGACCCGGCTTGCCAATGAAGCGCGCGCCGCGCGGCGGCCGTTCCGGGTCCTGAACGTGGGTTGTGGCCCCGCTCAGGAAATCCAGCGCTTCATGCATGAATACGACGAACCGGAGTGGCTGACGTTCGAACTGCTCGACTTCAGCCAGGAAACACTCGATTGGACCCGCGACCGCCTGGGCGCCATTGCGCAGAAAACGTCCAGGCGCATGACCATCAGCTATACCCATGATTCGGTCCACCACCTGCTCAAGCGCCGGATGGATGCGGACGCACCCGACGTTCGCGAGTTCGACGCGGTCTATTGCGCCGGCCTGTTCGACTATCTCTCGGACAAGGTCTGCGCCCGGCTGAACCAGCATTTCGCCAGCCGCACCAGGCCGGGCGGCCGCCTGCTGGTCACCAATGTCCACGCCGACAACCCGGAGCGCTTCAGCATGGAGCACGTGCTGGAGTGGTACCTGATCTATCGCAACGAGGCACAGATGGCCGAAATCATGCCGGAGAACTGCGGCGAGCCGCGCCTGTATACGGACGCGACCGGCGTGAACGTGTTCGCCGAGGTGGTGATCGGCCAGCAGCAAGTAGCCTGA